One Streptomyces sp. RPA4-2 genomic window carries:
- a CDS encoding site-specific integrase, producing the protein MFTGWGGELATCRKFAPTARNYTASKLLSQVGLRVSEACGLDLDDIKWDLGRFGKLHVRHGKGAGGSGPRERMVPLINGADRTLRWFIEDVWGQFDDDHTRPGAPLFPSERKNTGGSSRRVGDDSLRDGLKNATKAHLPGWGEKLTPHVLRHFCASQLYRNGLDLLAIQEVLGHSWIATTMRYIHVQQTRVEDAWVARMERAAKRLEGLVR; encoded by the coding sequence CTGTTCACCGGCTGGGGCGGCGAACTAGCGACCTGCCGCAAGTTCGCCCCAACCGCCAGGAACTACACCGCCTCGAAGCTGTTGTCCCAGGTCGGCCTGCGGGTGAGCGAGGCATGCGGGCTCGACCTGGACGACATCAAATGGGACCTGGGCCGCTTCGGCAAACTCCACGTTCGCCACGGCAAGGGCGCCGGCGGCTCGGGTCCGCGCGAGCGGATGGTGCCGCTGATCAACGGCGCCGACCGGACCCTTCGGTGGTTCATCGAGGACGTCTGGGGCCAGTTCGACGACGACCACACCCGCCCCGGCGCCCCGCTGTTTCCCTCCGAGCGCAAGAACACCGGCGGTTCCTCGCGCCGGGTCGGCGACGACTCACTGCGCGACGGCCTCAAGAACGCGACCAAAGCGCATCTGCCGGGGTGGGGGGAGAAGCTGACCCCGCACGTCCTTCGGCACTTCTGCGCGTCCCAACTCTACCGAAATGGCTTGGACTTGCTCGCGATCCAGGAGGTCTTGGGACACTCCTGGATCGCCACGACGATGCGCTATATCCACGTGCAGCAGACCCGGGTCGAGGATGCCTGGGTCGCCAGAATGGAACGGGCCGCGAAGCGGCTGGAAGGACTGGTCCGATGA
- a CDS encoding helix-turn-helix transcriptional regulator, producing MRWNLRLTAANKGIWKASELQRNLAERGLVISAGKMSGLWSGQLVSLKLEDLDVICVVLGCEIGDLLIPEPEKVSSPGQEERERAAVGAGTVAPKVIPKRRDGRSLPPE from the coding sequence ATGAGGTGGAACCTGCGGCTGACCGCCGCGAACAAGGGCATCTGGAAGGCGTCCGAGCTCCAGCGAAACCTCGCGGAGCGCGGCCTGGTGATCTCGGCCGGGAAGATGTCCGGGCTTTGGTCCGGCCAGCTCGTCTCTCTCAAGCTGGAGGACCTGGACGTCATCTGCGTGGTCCTCGGCTGCGAGATCGGCGACCTGCTGATTCCCGAGCCAGAGAAGGTCAGCAGCCCGGGGCAAGAGGAGAGAGAACGAGCAGCGGTCGGTGCAGGGACTGTCGCGCCGAAGGTGATCCCTAAGCGGCGCGACGGTCGATCGCTGCCGCCGGAGTGA